A region of Plantactinospora sp. BC1 DNA encodes the following proteins:
- a CDS encoding ABC transporter ATP-binding protein, which translates to MKSTPSGTSTIATAAASAGVGAGGPVRAGAAEPVLTVDGLTVRFRLRDATVHAVSDLALTVHPGELLAVVGESGCGKSVLAHALLGLLPRNATVTGSARLHQPGGGQLDLITCGERVLAGSVRGRRVGLVPQSPATALNPVRTGRRLIEETLRAHRHSRAEAVAGAERAATEVGLDVADLDRYPHELSGGMAQRLVTALALAPDPTLLIADEPTSGLDQPLVEQTLDLLRRRCDSGKSVVLITHDLAAAERVADTVAVMYASRVVEHQPAGRYFTAPAHPYAAALLDALPGRAFRAVPGHPPMLTALPEGCAFAARCPYATDACRRQPPLAAYDAGAVACHHPLSAGVPS; encoded by the coding sequence GTGAAGAGCACCCCATCCGGTACCAGCACCATCGCCACCGCCGCTGCCAGTGCCGGTGTCGGTGCCGGCGGTCCGGTGCGCGCCGGTGCCGCTGAGCCGGTGCTCACCGTCGACGGGCTCACCGTCCGGTTCCGGCTCCGGGACGCGACCGTGCACGCCGTCAGCGACCTCGCCCTCACCGTCCACCCGGGGGAGCTGCTGGCCGTCGTCGGCGAGTCCGGCTGCGGCAAGTCGGTCCTCGCGCACGCCCTGCTCGGGCTGCTGCCCCGCAACGCCACCGTCACCGGCTCCGCCCGGCTGCACCAGCCGGGCGGCGGGCAGCTCGACCTGATCACCTGCGGTGAACGGGTACTCGCCGGCTCGGTCCGGGGCCGGCGGGTCGGTCTGGTACCGCAGAGCCCGGCCACCGCGCTCAACCCGGTGCGTACCGGCCGTCGCCTGATCGAGGAGACCCTGCGGGCACACCGGCACAGCCGCGCCGAAGCCGTCGCCGGGGCGGAACGCGCCGCCACCGAGGTCGGCCTCGACGTCGCCGACCTGGACCGCTATCCGCACGAACTCTCCGGCGGGATGGCACAGCGGCTCGTCACCGCGCTCGCCCTCGCCCCGGACCCGACCCTGCTGATCGCCGACGAACCCACCAGCGGGCTGGACCAGCCCCTGGTCGAGCAGACCCTCGACCTGCTCCGCCGCAGGTGCGACAGCGGAAAGTCGGTCGTGCTGATCACCCACGACCTCGCCGCCGCCGAACGGGTCGCCGACACCGTCGCCGTGATGTACGCCAGCCGGGTCGTCGAGCACCAACCCGCCGGGCGGTACTTCACCGCGCCCGCCCACCCGTACGCCGCCGCCCTGCTCGACGCGCTGCCGGGCCGCGCCTTCCGGGCCGTACCGGGGCACCCGCCGATGCTCACCGCGCTGCCGGAGGGCTGCGCCTTCGCCGCCCGCTGCCCGTACGCCACCGACGCCTGCCGGCGGCAACCGCCGTTGGCGGCGTACGACGCGGGCGCGGTCGCCTGCCACCACCCGCTCTCCGCCGGAGTTCCGTCGTGA
- a CDS encoding ABC transporter substrate-binding protein: protein MIRIRPTVRRFVAVAAAGGLLAVASCSSSTAPGASTAAGDTFVVATGGEPDTLNPVLNYGVDGASLIFDGLVARDAQNRLVPGLATELPTVSTDGRTVTAKLRDGVLFHDGTALTAADVVFTYRTVLDPKVDSTLRSDLEMLASVEAPDPATVVFRLKYAYAPFLQRLTLGIVPAKALDGQDVNKAGFNRKPVGTGPYQVESWTPGDRLVLTANDRYFAGKPTNRRLVVAFVADDNIRAQRMRAGEFDVAELAPKLAAGFDGGAGYRVERVPTADYRGVMLPMGNPVTADPAIRRALNLAVDRAAMVTGVLGGAGEPAHGPVPPTSEFAEPAVVGKPTADPAAATALLDAAGWTPGAGGIRARDGRPARFTLMYPASDSLRKELALAVTADARKVGIEITPAGLTWDAIDPRLNSDALIMGYGTPYDPDFVSYKLFGSRFAGQGYFNPGHYKSTVVDQALQQGRDQSDPARRKQAYSTFQKQLAADVPWVYLTYLKHTYVLRDSIDGVSPRVEAHEHDVANSLWWNINTWTRR from the coding sequence GTGATCCGGATCCGTCCGACCGTCCGCCGATTCGTGGCGGTGGCCGCCGCCGGTGGCCTGCTCGCCGTCGCGTCCTGCTCGTCATCGACGGCACCCGGGGCGTCCACGGCCGCCGGTGACACCTTCGTGGTCGCCACCGGTGGCGAGCCGGACACGCTGAACCCGGTGCTCAACTACGGTGTCGACGGAGCATCGCTGATCTTCGACGGCCTGGTCGCCCGGGACGCGCAGAACCGGCTGGTGCCGGGCCTCGCCACCGAACTGCCGACGGTCTCCACGGACGGCCGGACCGTGACGGCCAAGCTCCGCGACGGGGTGCTCTTCCACGACGGTACGGCGCTGACCGCCGCCGACGTCGTCTTCACCTACCGGACCGTGCTGGACCCGAAGGTCGACTCCACGCTCCGATCCGACCTGGAGATGCTGGCCTCGGTCGAGGCGCCGGACCCGGCCACCGTGGTGTTCCGGCTCAAATACGCGTACGCGCCGTTCCTGCAACGGCTCACCCTCGGCATCGTGCCGGCCAAGGCACTGGACGGGCAGGACGTCAACAAGGCCGGGTTCAACCGCAAGCCGGTCGGCACCGGCCCGTACCAGGTGGAGTCCTGGACCCCCGGCGACCGGCTGGTCCTCACCGCCAACGACCGCTACTTCGCCGGGAAGCCGACGAACCGGCGCCTGGTGGTGGCGTTCGTCGCCGACGACAACATCCGGGCCCAGCGGATGCGGGCCGGCGAGTTCGACGTCGCCGAACTGGCCCCGAAGCTCGCGGCCGGCTTCGACGGCGGCGCCGGCTACCGGGTCGAGCGGGTGCCGACCGCCGACTACCGGGGCGTGATGCTGCCGATGGGCAACCCGGTCACCGCCGACCCGGCGATCCGGCGGGCGCTCAACCTCGCCGTCGACCGGGCCGCCATGGTCACCGGGGTACTCGGCGGGGCCGGCGAACCGGCCCACGGACCGGTCCCGCCCACGTCGGAGTTTGCCGAACCGGCCGTCGTCGGCAAGCCGACCGCCGACCCGGCCGCCGCCACCGCGCTGCTCGACGCCGCCGGCTGGACGCCCGGTGCGGGCGGCATCCGGGCCAGGGACGGCCGCCCGGCCCGGTTCACCCTGATGTACCCGGCCAGCGACAGCCTCCGCAAGGAACTGGCGCTGGCGGTGACCGCCGACGCCAGGAAGGTCGGCATCGAGATCACGCCTGCGGGCCTGACCTGGGACGCGATCGACCCACGGCTCAACTCCGACGCGCTGATCATGGGCTACGGCACCCCGTACGACCCGGACTTCGTCTCCTACAAGCTGTTCGGGTCCCGCTTCGCCGGGCAGGGCTACTTCAACCCCGGACATTACAAGTCGACAGTGGTCGACCAGGCGTTGCAGCAGGGCCGCGACCAGTCCGACCCGGCCCGGCGCAAGCAGGCGTACTCGACGTTCCAGAAGCAGCTCGCCGCCGACGTGCCGTGGGTCTACCTCACCTACCTCAAGCACACCTACGTGCTGCGGGACTCGATCGACGGGGTGTCGCCCCGGGTCGAGGCGCACGAGCACGACGTGGCGAACAGCCTCTGGTGGAACATCAACACCTGGACCCGCCGGTGA
- a CDS encoding ABC transporter permease, translating into MEHQHLDPPVTRPATAVRRRGRLAGAGAVVRRRLLVAVPVLVATSMGMFALGAASPVDPAKQYAGAAAFTTSEENLAQIRANWGVDDPLPVQYLRWVGNLLRGDLGWSTSRHEAVGSVIAARAGWTLLLVGAALAVVLVASLLLGSLAAYRRGGLFDRGLRAAAFAVQSMPVFWLGLAAIALFALALGWLPAGGLTDVTATGTSWGDVAHHLVLPIGVLAVSQAPWFVLFVRDAVADSLRDDHVLAARARGLPGRTVLFGHALRTALLPFLTLVGTHLPELVGGAVLVETVFSLPGLGAVTVQAALGSDFPLLAAITLLTTAVVLTANLATDLGYAAADPRVRLDD; encoded by the coding sequence GTGGAACATCAACACCTGGACCCGCCGGTGACCCGACCAGCAACGGCGGTCAGGCGTCGGGGCCGGCTCGCCGGAGCGGGCGCGGTGGTACGCCGTCGGCTGCTGGTCGCCGTACCGGTGCTCGTCGCCACCAGCATGGGCATGTTCGCCCTCGGCGCGGCCTCCCCGGTCGACCCGGCGAAGCAGTACGCCGGAGCGGCGGCGTTCACCACCAGCGAGGAGAACCTGGCGCAGATCCGGGCCAACTGGGGCGTCGACGACCCGCTGCCGGTGCAGTACCTGCGCTGGGTCGGCAACCTGCTCCGCGGCGACCTCGGCTGGTCGACGAGTCGACACGAGGCGGTCGGCTCGGTCATCGCGGCCCGGGCCGGCTGGACGCTGTTGCTGGTCGGTGCCGCGCTCGCCGTCGTACTCGTGGCGAGCCTGCTGCTCGGGTCGCTGGCCGCGTACCGCCGGGGTGGGCTCTTCGACCGTGGCCTCCGGGCGGCGGCGTTCGCGGTCCAGTCGATGCCGGTCTTCTGGCTCGGGCTGGCCGCCATCGCGCTCTTCGCCCTCGCCCTGGGTTGGCTGCCGGCCGGCGGGCTGACCGACGTCACCGCGACCGGCACCTCGTGGGGCGACGTCGCCCACCACCTCGTGCTGCCGATCGGGGTCCTCGCGGTCTCCCAGGCCCCGTGGTTCGTGCTCTTCGTCCGGGACGCGGTCGCCGACAGCCTCCGCGACGACCACGTCCTCGCCGCCCGGGCCCGGGGACTGCCCGGCCGCACGGTGCTGTTCGGGCACGCGCTGCGTACCGCGCTGCTGCCGTTCCTCACCCTGGTCGGCACCCACCTGCCCGAACTCGTCGGCGGTGCGGTGCTGGTCGAGACCGTCTTCTCGCTGCCCGGACTCGGCGCGGTCACCGTGCAGGCCGCGCTGGGCAGCGACTTTCCGCTGCTCGCCGCGATCACCCTGCTGACCACCGCCGTGGTGCTGACCGCCAACCTCGCCACCGACCTCGGCTACGCCGCCGCCGATCCCCGGGTGCGCCTCGATGACTGA
- a CDS encoding nucleoside hydrolase, translating into MRVLPRRTVAAMLAVGVVLAGQWPGPASAAPSGSGRPAGGPVPVIYDSDMDFDDASTLALLCEEHKLGRIDLRAVTVANNGFGAPGRALTHARSVLEQCGLPRVPVADGATGAGVNPAPPELVDTIETVLTGALDDADHPVPPSPLGAAQLIGRAARTAPRDVVLLATGPMTNLADALASPGVRDRVARIYVMGGALAVPGNLYGSALPGFDNSQEFNMWMDPPSARRMLLRARPGTVHLVPLDATRFVPITPDFVARLGAEQTAPGARIAYRIVSQPDLAALIDLGIMYWWDALAAVWLVHDDIVTARRTVPISVVQAGEQSGRTVVDRYGARVRAAFEADRAAFEERFLDSLNGRR; encoded by the coding sequence GTGCGGGTGCTACCGCGTCGGACCGTGGCGGCGATGCTGGCCGTCGGGGTCGTACTCGCCGGGCAGTGGCCCGGGCCAGCCTCCGCCGCGCCGTCCGGGTCCGGGCGGCCGGCCGGCGGGCCGGTGCCGGTCATCTACGACAGCGACATGGACTTCGACGACGCGTCGACGCTCGCGCTGCTCTGCGAGGAGCACAAGCTCGGCCGGATCGACCTGCGGGCGGTCACCGTGGCCAACAACGGCTTCGGCGCACCAGGCCGGGCGCTGACCCACGCGCGGAGCGTACTGGAGCAGTGCGGCCTGCCCCGGGTACCCGTCGCCGACGGTGCCACCGGAGCCGGGGTGAACCCCGCCCCGCCGGAGCTGGTCGACACCATCGAGACGGTACTCACCGGCGCGCTCGACGACGCCGACCATCCGGTGCCGCCGTCACCACTCGGCGCCGCCCAGCTCATCGGAAGAGCCGCCCGGACGGCACCCCGGGACGTCGTCCTGCTCGCCACCGGCCCGATGACCAACCTCGCCGACGCGCTCGCCTCCCCCGGGGTGCGCGACCGGGTGGCCCGGATCTACGTGATGGGCGGCGCGCTGGCCGTGCCCGGCAACCTGTACGGCTCGGCGCTGCCCGGATTCGACAACTCGCAGGAATTCAACATGTGGATGGATCCGCCCTCGGCGCGGCGGATGCTGCTCCGGGCCCGGCCCGGCACCGTACACCTGGTGCCGCTCGACGCCACCCGGTTCGTGCCGATCACCCCCGACTTCGTCGCCCGGCTCGGCGCCGAGCAGACCGCACCGGGGGCGCGGATCGCGTACCGGATCGTCAGCCAGCCCGACCTGGCGGCCCTGATCGACCTCGGCATCATGTACTGGTGGGACGCGCTCGCCGCCGTCTGGCTGGTGCACGACGACATCGTCACCGCCCGGCGTACGGTGCCGATCTCGGTCGTGCAGGCCGGCGAGCAGTCCGGGCGTACGGTCGTCGACCGGTACGGCGCCCGGGTCCGGGCCGCCTTCGAGGCGGACCGGGCCGCGTTCGAGGAACGCTTCCTCGACTCGCTCAACGGTCGCCGCTGA
- a CDS encoding SDR family oxidoreductase, with protein MRLDGRTALVTGGSRGIGRAIVQRLAEAGARVVFTYRNDRAAADELVSGYDGVRAVRADQADLASLGPMFAPVRDGLDILVNNAAIGPPTPIAQLSGEEFDRVMTVNAKFPLLAMREAATLLRDGGRIVNISTLNTVLPAPGLALYCASKAALEQFTAVAARELGPRGITVNTVSPGATDTDLLRASNPAEALASTATLTALGRIGQPADVAAVVAFLAGPDAGWITGQNIRATGGLLL; from the coding sequence ATGAGACTCGACGGCAGGACGGCACTGGTCACCGGCGGTTCCCGGGGAATCGGCCGGGCCATCGTGCAACGGCTCGCCGAGGCCGGCGCGCGGGTGGTCTTCACCTACCGGAACGACCGGGCGGCGGCCGACGAACTCGTCTCCGGGTACGACGGTGTGCGTGCCGTCCGTGCCGACCAGGCGGACCTGGCCAGCCTCGGGCCGATGTTCGCACCGGTCCGCGACGGCCTGGACATCCTGGTCAACAACGCCGCGATCGGCCCGCCGACGCCGATCGCCCAGCTCAGCGGCGAGGAGTTCGACCGGGTGATGACGGTCAACGCGAAGTTTCCGCTGCTGGCGATGCGCGAGGCGGCCACGCTGCTGCGGGACGGCGGCCGGATCGTCAACATCTCCACCCTGAACACCGTGCTGCCGGCACCCGGGCTCGCCCTCTACTGCGCCAGCAAGGCCGCCCTCGAACAGTTCACGGCGGTGGCCGCCCGGGAACTCGGCCCCCGGGGCATCACCGTCAACACGGTCTCGCCGGGCGCCACCGACACCGACCTGCTCCGGGCGTCGAACCCGGCCGAGGCGCTGGCCAGTACCGCGACGCTCACCGCACTGGGCCGGATCGGGCAGCCGGCGGACGTCGCCGCCGTCGTCGCCTTCCTCGCCGGACCCGACGCCGGGTGGATCACCGGACAGAACATCCGGGCGACCGGCGGTCTGCTCCTCTGA
- a CDS encoding helix-turn-helix domain-containing protein → MSVGLTPAGVAALLGVPMPELTEVTAPLSELVGPRAVGLAERLRGAPDWPSRFALLDRVLTGWLAGAPAGSADALVSAAWWRLSQSPERLRIGVLADRLGVSRRRLELGFRRQIGLTPATVARTARFQHAIRLLLHGADLADTAVETGYADQPHFTREVRALSGLTPTELCAFLQDHAPGRR, encoded by the coding sequence GTGAGCGTCGGGTTGACCCCGGCCGGGGTGGCCGCGCTGCTCGGCGTACCGATGCCGGAGCTGACCGAGGTCACCGCCCCGCTGTCGGAGCTGGTCGGCCCGCGCGCCGTCGGGCTGGCCGAGCGGCTGCGCGGGGCGCCGGACTGGCCGAGCCGGTTCGCCCTTCTCGACCGGGTACTCACCGGGTGGCTGGCCGGTGCACCGGCAGGGTCGGCGGACGCGCTGGTCAGCGCCGCCTGGTGGCGGCTGTCGCAGAGTCCCGAGCGGCTCCGGATCGGCGTGCTCGCCGACCGGCTCGGAGTCAGCCGTCGTCGCCTCGAACTCGGCTTCCGCCGCCAGATCGGCCTGACCCCGGCGACCGTCGCCCGCACCGCCCGGTTCCAGCACGCGATCCGGCTTCTCCTGCACGGTGCCGACCTGGCGGACACGGCTGTCGAGACGGGGTACGCCGACCAGCCGCACTTCACCCGCGAGGTGCGGGCGCTCTCCGGCCTCACCCCGACCGAGCTGTGCGCATTTCTTCAAGACCACGCACCTGGCCGTCGATAG
- a CDS encoding ABC transporter ATP-binding protein encodes MPTSTVVPGSGQLAAHEVTAGYRRQVVLDRVSLCIDRGEAVGLRGPSGGGKSTLVRVLALLHRPDGGRVTVDGTPVTATRYAVPVAVRTRIAVLFQSPRAAADPRLSLTDLIAEPLRATRHPADEIRHRVAELADLVGLTPDLLGRRPHAVSDGQLQRACLARALVHRPDYLLCDEATAMLDASTQAHVAAVIRDYQHEHRAGVLLVTHDPALMSRWADRVVELPAAAAPEADAAGTSSGTGTSSGAGTSSGAGTSSGAGTSSGVDRRVEGGVPGRS; translated from the coding sequence GTGCCCACATCGACAGTCGTACCGGGATCCGGGCAGCTCGCCGCGCACGAGGTCACCGCCGGCTACCGGCGACAGGTGGTGCTCGACCGGGTCAGCCTCTGCATCGACCGGGGCGAGGCGGTCGGCCTGCGGGGGCCGTCCGGTGGCGGCAAGTCCACCCTGGTCCGGGTCCTCGCCCTGCTGCACCGGCCGGACGGTGGCCGGGTGACGGTCGACGGTACGCCGGTCACCGCCACCCGGTACGCGGTGCCGGTGGCCGTCCGTACCCGGATCGCGGTCCTCTTCCAGAGTCCCCGGGCCGCCGCCGACCCACGGCTGAGCCTGACCGACCTGATCGCCGAGCCGCTCCGCGCCACCCGGCACCCCGCCGACGAGATCCGCCACCGGGTCGCCGAACTCGCCGACCTCGTCGGACTCACCCCCGACCTGCTCGGCCGGCGCCCGCACGCGGTCAGCGACGGGCAGCTCCAACGCGCCTGCCTCGCCCGTGCCCTCGTCCATCGCCCCGACTATCTGCTCTGCGACGAGGCCACCGCCATGCTCGACGCCTCCACCCAGGCGCACGTCGCCGCCGTGATCAGGGACTACCAGCACGAGCACCGGGCCGGGGTCCTGCTCGTCACGCACGATCCGGCGCTGATGAGCCGCTGGGCGGACCGGGTCGTCGAGCTACCAGCGGCGGCGGCGCCGGAAGCCGACGCGGCGGGGACGTCGAGCGGGACGGGGACGTCGAGCGGGGCGGGGACGTCGAGCGGGGCGGGGACGTCGAGCGGGGCGGGGACGTCGAGCGGTGTCGACCGGCGTGTCGAAGGTGGTGTGCCCGGCCGGTCATGA
- a CDS encoding DinB family protein gives MERCDECGFDYSSVPAEALPDRLCGFGSRYSTGLRAARDPRRRPAERVWSPLEYACHVRDVFRVQGERLALALAVDEPEFTPMGRDERAVADAYNEQDPVVVLGELDAAAGELATAFGRLGPAELARTGSYPWPQRQVRTMLWLGRHSVHEGEHHLLDIGRGAG, from the coding sequence GTGGAGCGTTGCGACGAGTGCGGGTTCGACTATTCCTCCGTCCCGGCCGAGGCGCTGCCCGACCGGCTCTGCGGATTCGGGTCACGGTATTCCACCGGGCTGCGCGCGGCCCGGGACCCGCGGCGGCGCCCGGCCGAACGGGTGTGGTCGCCGCTGGAGTACGCCTGCCACGTGCGGGACGTCTTCCGGGTCCAGGGGGAGCGGCTCGCCCTGGCGCTGGCCGTCGACGAACCGGAGTTCACCCCGATGGGCCGGGACGAGCGGGCGGTCGCGGACGCCTACAACGAGCAGGATCCGGTGGTGGTGCTCGGCGAACTCGACGCGGCGGCCGGGGAACTGGCGACCGCCTTCGGTCGGCTCGGCCCGGCGGAACTCGCCAGGACCGGCAGCTATCCGTGGCCGCAGCGGCAGGTCCGGACGATGTTGTGGCTGGGCCGGCACAGCGTGCACGAGGGGGAGCACCACCTGCTCGACATCGGTCGCGGCGCCGGGTAG
- a CDS encoding ABC transporter permease, with the protein MTDLTRTRVGSAGWRPRFRLRPGQAGAVVAGAVLSVAVVACLAAPLLWPLDQSAVALDRIRLAPSWDHPAGTDDLGRDVAHRALYGLRVSLLVGAVAALVATVIGGIVGGIAGTVGGRVDRVLMRIVDTVAALPHLLLGIFIVAMLRPSLGAVIASIGLTHWLSTARIVRSELLSLRTRPFVDAAITGGASRLRVLTRHLLPHVLPRLALAITLMIPHAVWHETALSFLGLGLPPHLASLGNMINDGQGSLLAGAWWASLAPGAVIVVVTLAIAVVAARWRDRLDPRVRAELQL; encoded by the coding sequence ATGACTGACCTGACCCGTACCCGTGTCGGGTCCGCCGGCTGGCGGCCCCGCTTCCGGCTGCGTCCCGGCCAGGCCGGTGCGGTCGTGGCCGGCGCGGTGCTGTCGGTCGCGGTCGTCGCCTGTCTGGCCGCGCCGCTGCTCTGGCCGCTCGACCAGAGCGCGGTCGCCCTGGACCGGATCCGGCTGGCCCCGTCCTGGGACCATCCCGCCGGCACCGACGACCTCGGCCGGGACGTCGCGCACCGGGCCCTCTACGGGCTGCGGGTCTCGCTGCTCGTCGGCGCGGTCGCCGCGCTGGTCGCCACCGTGATCGGCGGCATCGTCGGCGGGATCGCCGGCACCGTCGGCGGCCGGGTCGACCGGGTACTGATGCGGATCGTGGACACCGTCGCCGCCCTGCCGCACCTGCTGCTCGGCATCTTCATCGTCGCGATGCTCCGCCCCAGCCTCGGCGCGGTGATCGCCTCGATCGGGCTCACCCACTGGCTATCCACCGCCCGGATCGTCCGGTCGGAGCTGCTGAGCCTGCGGACCCGGCCCTTCGTCGACGCGGCGATCACCGGGGGCGCGAGCCGGCTCCGGGTGCTGACCCGGCACCTGCTGCCGCACGTGCTGCCCCGGCTGGCCCTGGCCATCACGCTGATGATCCCGCACGCCGTCTGGCACGAGACCGCGCTCTCCTTCCTCGGGCTCGGCCTGCCGCCGCACCTCGCCTCGCTCGGCAACATGATCAACGACGGCCAGGGGTCGCTGCTGGCCGGCGCCTGGTGGGCCAGCCTCGCCCCGGGAGCGGTCATCGTCGTGGTCACCCTGGCCATCGCCGTGGTCGCCGCCCGCTGGCGGGACCGGCTCGATCCCCGCGTCCGAGCGGAGCTACAGCTGTGA
- a CDS encoding glycosyltransferase 87 family protein: protein MSTTDRVGGQSHHRSRLWPTIAVVAVWIATRTVFVLIYANVVRAPVGNVFADVALFRRWSDELLDWQVPRDDPMWQYPPGAAALFRSLRHVAGDSAGSYEITFFALALVADLLVLLTLLRLARGDGLLLGVWAWAVVVPLLNLLTYARYDIFVTALAVVALAATIRRPVLAGAALGIGALVKVWPAVLLIAARPLDGLRPVLAGFAVTIAVLGGLLTLAFTGAWSGFTGNQADRGLQIESIGATPLVLARLGDRGVDVRYAYGAMEFVPDPFVRPVTLGLPVLTFLGLAALGLWWLARGRHLTWTGALGFDVALLAVLTTVATSRVFSPQYMLWLVAVAAVCLTRRDTTQRVASALIVVATALTSALFPWYYAQVSTDPAWPGTALLVVRNALVVAALGIGFRALTRRREGAAQVDASRLSPV from the coding sequence GTGTCGACGACCGATCGCGTGGGTGGACAGTCGCACCACCGGAGCCGGCTGTGGCCGACGATCGCCGTGGTCGCGGTCTGGATCGCCACCCGGACGGTCTTCGTCCTGATCTACGCGAACGTGGTCCGGGCGCCGGTCGGGAACGTCTTCGCCGACGTGGCGCTCTTTCGGCGCTGGAGCGACGAGCTGCTCGACTGGCAGGTTCCCCGCGACGATCCGATGTGGCAGTACCCGCCCGGCGCCGCCGCGCTGTTCCGGTCCCTCCGGCACGTCGCGGGGGACTCGGCAGGCTCGTACGAGATCACGTTCTTCGCCCTGGCCCTCGTCGCCGACCTGCTGGTCCTGCTCACCCTGCTCCGACTCGCCCGTGGCGACGGCCTGCTCCTCGGCGTCTGGGCGTGGGCCGTGGTCGTCCCGTTGCTCAACCTGCTGACGTACGCCCGGTACGACATCTTCGTCACCGCGCTCGCCGTCGTCGCGCTCGCCGCGACGATCCGGCGTCCGGTCCTCGCCGGTGCGGCGCTGGGCATCGGCGCGCTGGTCAAGGTCTGGCCGGCGGTACTGCTGATCGCTGCCAGACCGCTCGATGGCCTCCGGCCGGTCCTTGCCGGCTTCGCCGTGACGATCGCCGTGCTCGGCGGTCTCCTCACGCTCGCCTTCACCGGCGCCTGGTCCGGGTTCACCGGCAACCAGGCGGACCGTGGCCTCCAGATCGAATCGATCGGTGCCACCCCGCTGGTCCTGGCCCGCCTCGGCGACCGCGGCGTCGACGTCCGCTACGCCTACGGTGCGATGGAGTTCGTGCCCGACCCGTTCGTCCGACCGGTGACGCTCGGGCTGCCCGTCCTGACGTTTCTCGGGCTGGCCGCCCTGGGCCTCTGGTGGCTCGCCAGGGGACGGCATCTCACCTGGACCGGCGCCCTCGGCTTCGACGTCGCACTGCTGGCAGTCCTGACGACGGTGGCGACCAGTCGGGTCTTCTCCCCGCAGTACATGCTCTGGCTGGTCGCGGTGGCGGCGGTCTGCCTGACCCGCCGGGACACGACGCAGCGCGTCGCCAGCGCCCTGATCGTCGTCGCGACCGCGCTGACCAGCGCGCTGTTCCCGTGGTACTACGCACAGGTGTCGACGGACCCCGCCTGGCCGGGTACCGCCCTGCTGGTCGTCCGGAACGCCCTCGTCGTGGCGGCGCTCGGCATCGGCTTCCGCGCCCTGACCCGGCGTCGTGAGGGCGCGGCCCAGGTCGACGCTTCGCGCCTTTCACCCGTTTGA
- a CDS encoding MOSC domain-containing protein, producing the protein MGAVVTAVSRDEGHHFSKPTRDSIRLLAGLGVEGDAHLGVTVKHRSRVAQDPTQPNLRQVHLIHSELHEELRAGGHQVAPGEMGENVTTRGVDLLGLPVGTLLRLGDAAVVEVTGLRNPCVQIDNFQAGLLKRVLRRDEAGNLVRLAGIMGVVREGGEIRPGDEITVQLPAEPHRPLDRV; encoded by the coding sequence ATGGGCGCGGTGGTGACGGCGGTGTCCCGGGACGAGGGGCACCATTTCAGCAAGCCGACCCGGGACAGCATCCGGCTGCTTGCCGGGCTGGGCGTGGAGGGCGACGCGCACCTCGGCGTCACCGTCAAGCACCGCTCGCGGGTGGCGCAGGATCCGACCCAGCCGAACCTCCGGCAGGTACATCTGATCCACTCGGAGCTGCACGAGGAGCTGCGCGCCGGCGGTCACCAGGTGGCCCCGGGCGAGATGGGCGAGAACGTCACCACCCGGGGTGTGGATCTGCTCGGGTTGCCGGTCGGCACGCTGCTCCGGCTCGGCGACGCGGCCGTGGTCGAGGTGACCGGGCTGCGCAACCCGTGCGTGCAGATCGACAACTTCCAGGCCGGCCTGCTCAAGCGGGTCCTCCGGCGCGACGAGGCCGGCAACCTGGTCCGGCTGGCCGGCATCATGGGCGTGGTACGCGAGGGCGGCGAGATCCGGCCCGGCGACGAGATCACCGTGCAGCTGCCGGCGGAGCCGCACCGGCCGCTCGACCGGGTCTGA
- a CDS encoding helix-turn-helix transcriptional regulator, whose amino-acid sequence MTMSPSEFLIRELRRRRVAAGLSQEALGELMHFSGSHVSSVETGQRPPTPKFLKVADEVLNTGGLLRDPGGGRSPRE is encoded by the coding sequence ATGACCATGTCACCGTCCGAGTTCCTGATCCGGGAGTTGCGACGCCGCAGAGTCGCCGCCGGTCTCAGTCAGGAGGCGCTGGGGGAGTTGATGCACTTCTCCGGCTCACACGTCAGCTCGGTCGAGACCGGCCAACGCCCACCGACGCCGAAGTTCCTCAAGGTGGCCGACGAGGTGCTGAACACCGGCGGCCTGCTCAGGGACCCGGGCGGCGGTCGATCGCCCCGGGAGTGA